Proteins encoded together in one Chryseobacterium sp. G0201 window:
- the prfH gene encoding peptide chain release factor H, whose translation MDKLIQITSGRGPLECQWVVAKVLKVFLEEAKYNNIDYEIIHRENGDENLTLKSVTLLLKAKDLSEFLKTWLGSICWTGKSTFRKLHKRSNWFIGIFELEGLEKINFNEKDIQFQTTRSQGSGGQNVNKVNTAVRATHLPTGQSVFVQDTRSQLENKKLSITRLKEKVLEQNIIQLQKRMQETWNNHLQVQRGSPIRTFSGTDFKKNYQEKSFKKQRNVLKNELKNYKNDLN comes from the coding sequence ATGGACAAATTAATACAAATAACCTCAGGAAGAGGACCTTTAGAATGCCAATGGGTAGTTGCCAAAGTTCTGAAGGTTTTCCTTGAGGAAGCAAAATATAATAATATAGATTACGAAATCATACATCGAGAAAACGGTGATGAAAATCTGACATTGAAATCCGTAACCCTACTTTTAAAAGCAAAAGATTTATCTGAATTTTTAAAAACTTGGTTAGGAAGCATTTGCTGGACAGGGAAAAGTACATTCAGGAAACTACATAAAAGAAGCAACTGGTTCATCGGTATTTTTGAACTGGAAGGTTTGGAGAAAATCAATTTCAATGAAAAAGATATTCAATTCCAGACAACAAGAAGTCAGGGAAGTGGCGGACAAAATGTGAATAAAGTGAACACAGCTGTTCGCGCGACTCATTTACCGACAGGACAAAGTGTTTTTGTGCAAGATACGCGCTCACAATTGGAGAATAAAAAATTGTCTATCACGAGATTAAAAGAAAAAGTTTTGGAACAGAATATTATTCAGCTTCAAAAAAGAATGCAGGAAACATGGAACAATCATTTGCAGGTGCAAAGAGGAAGTCCGATCCGTACATTTTCCGGAACAGATTTTAAAAAGAATTATCAGGAGAAATCTTTCAAAAAACAAAGAAATGTCCTGAAAAACGAATTAAAAAACTACAAAAATGACCTTAACTAA
- a CDS encoding nucleotidyltransferase domain-containing protein codes for MGAPHNIKRYGEVWPEFRIQHGLEILEKLKNKVILSGGWAWHFMSEIGHTEYKHAHDHKDIDVFVNKENVAEVVMILQREGFQKVWTRYDHLPSEENFRRYEKTIELENEKFHRITIDFFEKNDLKTVETNGFTVVRPDVLLSFYRNIHSSDKCWAVMAAKDLLEKGIDPVGHPRLSEMPK; via the coding sequence ATGGGAGCACCACATAATATAAAAAGATACGGTGAAGTCTGGCCGGAATTTAGAATTCAACACGGACTGGAAATTTTAGAAAAATTAAAAAATAAAGTCATTTTATCAGGAGGCTGGGCGTGGCATTTTATGTCTGAAATAGGACATACGGAATATAAACACGCTCACGACCATAAGGATATTGATGTTTTTGTAAATAAGGAAAATGTAGCTGAAGTCGTTATGATTCTTCAGCGGGAAGGTTTTCAGAAAGTATGGACGCGTTACGATCACTTACCCAGCGAAGAAAACTTCCGCAGGTATGAGAAAACAATCGAATTAGAAAACGAAAAGTTCCACAGAATAACAATTGATTTCTTTGAAAAAAACGATTTAAAAACCGTAGAAACAAATGGATTTACTGTTGTAAGACCTGATGTTTTACTTTCATTTTACAGAAATATTCATTCTAGTGATAAATGTTGGGCAGTTATGGCTGCAAAAGATTTATTAGAAAAAGGAATTGATCCTGTCGGTCATCCAAGATTAAGTGAAATGCCAAAATAA
- a CDS encoding RtcB family protein yields MGNLKLKGKDILKIGYPNNQSVNIALEVMKRNFATKNIHHVKSLLKEILINPEDFEKDLTFGQIAEALLSSKKTEKRMLNTNRTSFHIFGNNISDEAKNQLYTGLKLPIAIQGALMPDAHSGYGLPIGGVLAVENAVIPYGVGMDIGCRMSLSILDTPISYLDGARDKYEKALAEHTKFGMYETHKSHVEHEIFDRDTFDMIPILKRLKGKAIKQMGSSGGGNHFVEFGEVEITEEDEQIGLPKGKYLGILSHSGSRGLGAEIAQYYSRVATEQCPLPKEAQNFAWLDLNTHLGLEYWTAMNLAGDYASACHDDIHRRLVKAVGGRVKAKIENHHNFAWKEIHNGREMIVHRKGATPANENELGMIPGSMTAKGFIIRGKGNPDSLNSASHGAGRAFSRGECRNLFTQNDIKKELKLKNVTLMGGNTEEAPMAYKDINEVMNAQSELVDILGTFQPRIVRMDR; encoded by the coding sequence ATGGGAAATTTAAAGTTAAAAGGAAAAGATATATTAAAAATAGGCTATCCAAACAATCAGAGTGTAAACATCGCTTTGGAAGTCATGAAAAGAAATTTTGCAACAAAAAATATTCATCATGTGAAATCTCTTTTAAAAGAAATTCTGATCAATCCGGAAGATTTCGAAAAAGATTTAACCTTCGGACAAATCGCAGAAGCGTTGCTTTCATCAAAGAAAACTGAAAAAAGAATGTTGAATACCAACCGTACTTCTTTCCATATTTTCGGAAACAATATTTCGGATGAAGCAAAAAATCAATTATACACAGGATTGAAACTGCCGATTGCAATTCAAGGCGCCTTGATGCCCGATGCTCACAGCGGTTACGGACTTCCGATAGGTGGAGTTTTAGCTGTAGAAAACGCGGTAATTCCTTACGGAGTCGGTATGGATATTGGTTGCAGAATGAGTCTCAGTATTTTAGATACTCCTATTTCATATCTGGACGGTGCAAGAGATAAATATGAAAAAGCGCTGGCCGAACATACCAAATTCGGGATGTATGAAACACATAAATCTCACGTCGAGCATGAAATTTTCGACAGAGATACTTTTGATATGATCCCGATTTTGAAAAGATTAAAAGGAAAAGCCATCAAACAAATGGGAAGCTCCGGCGGAGGAAACCACTTTGTAGAATTCGGGGAAGTTGAAATTACAGAAGAAGATGAGCAAATCGGACTTCCAAAAGGAAAATACCTCGGAATTCTTTCTCACAGCGGGTCGCGTGGATTGGGTGCTGAGATTGCTCAATACTATTCAAGAGTTGCAACAGAACAATGTCCATTGCCAAAAGAAGCGCAAAACTTTGCCTGGCTGGATTTAAACACGCATCTCGGTTTAGAATATTGGACGGCGATGAATCTCGCAGGAGATTACGCTTCGGCCTGTCACGACGATATTCACAGAAGATTGGTGAAAGCGGTCGGAGGCAGAGTAAAAGCCAAAATTGAAAATCATCACAATTTCGCCTGGAAAGAAATTCACAACGGAAGAGAAATGATCGTTCACAGAAAAGGCGCAACTCCAGCTAACGAAAATGAATTGGGTATGATTCCCGGATCAATGACGGCAAAAGGTTTCATCATTCGCGGAAAAGGAAATCCGGATTCGTTGAATTCAGCTTCACACGGCGCAGGAAGGGCTTTTTCGAGAGGAGAATGCAGGAATCTTTTCACTCAAAATGACATCAAAAAAGAATTAAAATTAAAGAATGTCACTTTGATGGGCGGAAATACCGAAGAAGCACCAATGGCATACAAAGACATCAACGAAGTCATGAATGCCCAAAGCGAATTGGTTGATATCCTCGGGACGTTTCAACCAAGAATTGTGAGGATGGATAGATAA
- a CDS encoding ATP-binding cassette domain-containing protein, translating to MDNIVLENISPKYFTPKDLEQSQIWKKNITFQKGKKFLIVAPSGSGKSTLATAILGTHFQYEGNIKYDQQIVKNLHLEKIVENRKEGVSLLFQDVRLIKDLTISENILLRVFNQDRKKFIPLMEEYASRLGVESLLNKKAENCSYGERQRSAIVRSLVNPTDFLIYDECFSHLDMENKKIAFSLINEVSQKNGSSVLFFELNEFPFEHDYQILHL from the coding sequence ATGGATAATATTGTTTTAGAAAATATTTCTCCTAAATATTTCACTCCCAAAGATTTGGAACAGTCACAGATCTGGAAAAAGAATATCACTTTCCAGAAAGGGAAGAAATTCCTGATTGTTGCGCCTTCCGGGAGTGGAAAATCTACCTTGGCAACTGCAATTCTAGGCACGCATTTTCAGTATGAAGGTAATATAAAATACGATCAGCAGATTGTAAAGAACCTTCATCTTGAGAAGATTGTAGAAAACAGAAAAGAAGGCGTAAGTCTGCTGTTTCAGGACGTGAGATTGATTAAAGATCTTACGATTTCTGAGAATATTCTGTTGCGTGTTTTTAATCAGGATCGAAAAAAATTCATTCCGCTTATGGAAGAATATGCATCAAGATTAGGAGTTGAAAGCTTATTAAACAAGAAAGCAGAAAACTGCTCGTATGGAGAAAGACAAAGAAGCGCAATCGTGAGAAGTTTAGTGAATCCTACCGATTTTCTGATCTACGACGAATGTTTCAGTCACCTGGATATGGAGAACAAAAAGATTGCTTTTTCATTAATTAATGAAGTGTCTCAAAAAAACGGAAGTTCAGTTTTATTTTTTGAACTGAATGAATTCCCTTTTGAGCATGATTATCAAATTCTTCATTTATAA
- a CDS encoding FtsX-like permease family protein has translation MKKIFNSIILYAGLFIAFILVISCLQLYENANRLFGSKSSDSNYWLTFSKKLTPDNIGRKELLGFNENDIAKLKKWSEIKTVYPFSANEFKASANGGDFIPFYTDLYFEGLDLKAIDIPLTDDEFQVKGDVIPIIISREYLNLYNYGFALNQGLPQISEDFAKKIEININIVVNKQNKTYKGRMVGLSDRIHSVLIPKKFLDSLNLAENPQLANQPKIYNRVLVQVKDSGDEGLISKMKENNYESNQESLRSAKIKSKLFLVLKAIAILGIFIFALCLYIIVSFIKIQFLEKQEEVSIKNSLGYSPKKMVSDISKRFSINLMIVLALSLILIAAGQYFLAKSSVSNGLLSIYINPWLWTAIIIIPILVYFFVKELIYRWLLRSWKI, from the coding sequence ATGAAGAAAATTTTTAACTCAATCATATTGTACGCAGGGTTGTTTATTGCATTCATTCTTGTGATTTCGTGTCTGCAACTGTACGAAAACGCCAACAGACTTTTCGGAAGCAAAAGCAGTGACAGTAATTATTGGCTGACTTTCAGTAAAAAATTGACGCCTGATAATATAGGAAGAAAAGAACTTCTCGGTTTTAATGAAAACGATATTGCAAAACTTAAAAAATGGTCTGAAATAAAGACCGTTTATCCGTTTTCTGCGAACGAATTTAAGGCTTCTGCAAACGGCGGCGATTTTATTCCTTTTTATACTGATCTTTATTTTGAAGGATTGGATCTAAAAGCGATTGATATTCCGTTGACAGATGATGAATTTCAGGTGAAAGGAGATGTAATTCCGATCATTATTTCAAGGGAATATCTGAATCTTTACAATTATGGATTTGCTTTAAATCAAGGACTTCCACAAATTTCAGAAGATTTTGCCAAGAAAATCGAGATCAATATTAATATAGTCGTTAACAAACAGAACAAGACGTATAAAGGAAGAATGGTTGGACTTTCAGATCGAATTCATTCCGTTTTAATTCCGAAAAAATTCCTTGATTCTTTGAATTTAGCTGAAAACCCTCAACTTGCGAATCAACCTAAAATCTACAACAGGGTTTTGGTTCAGGTGAAAGATTCGGGAGATGAAGGTTTGATCTCAAAAATGAAAGAAAACAATTACGAATCTAATCAGGAAAGTCTGCGCTCTGCCAAGATAAAATCTAAACTTTTCCTTGTTTTAAAGGCGATTGCCATATTAGGTATTTTCATTTTTGCTTTGTGCCTTTACATTATTGTTAGCTTTATCAAAATTCAGTTTTTAGAAAAACAAGAAGAAGTTTCCATTAAAAATAGCTTGGGATATTCTCCGAAAAAGATGGTGAGTGACATCAGCAAACGTTTCAGCATTAACTTAATGATTGTCTTAGCTTTAAGTTTAATTTTAATAGCTGCCGGACAATATTTTCTGGCGAAATCCAGTGTATCGAACGGATTGTTATCAATCTATATTAATCCTTGGCTTTGGACAGCCATTATTATTATTCCGATATTGGTTTATTTCTTTGTGAAAGAATTGATTTACCGATGGTTGCTCCGTTCATGGAAAATATAG
- a CDS encoding M28 family peptidase yields MNLKNILKPTKRKIILFVGLFFIGIFLFNSFIGKQLPEKSPVPADVNLVKEHLTAFTKTPEFRNYKNLNQLNTIAEYIHQNFNKYSDSTSFQEYKVGEETYKNVICSFGTENKKRIIIGAHYDVCGDQQGADDNATGVTALLELARMLKEQKLNYRIDLIAYTLEEPPYFRTENMGSYVHAKYLKDNNIDVYGMASVEMIGYFKDEENSQDYPLGILSWVYGNKGDYITLVRKIGAGNFVKNFIEEFKDSNQVKTQTFSAPKFVTGIDYSDHLNYWKFGYSAMMITDTSFFRNKNYHQPTDTLETLDLKRMTKVIDGIFLSLIHLK; encoded by the coding sequence ATGAATCTTAAAAACATACTAAAACCCACGAAGAGAAAAATTATTCTTTTCGTGGGTTTATTTTTTATAGGAATTTTTCTTTTTAATTCTTTTATAGGAAAACAATTACCGGAAAAATCACCTGTTCCAGCTGATGTAAATTTGGTTAAAGAACATTTAACGGCATTTACGAAAACTCCAGAATTCCGTAACTATAAAAATCTAAATCAGCTCAATACCATTGCGGAATATATTCATCAAAACTTCAATAAATACAGCGATAGTACGAGTTTTCAAGAATATAAAGTCGGAGAAGAAACATATAAAAATGTAATCTGCTCTTTCGGTACAGAAAATAAAAAAAGAATCATTATTGGAGCTCATTATGATGTCTGCGGAGATCAGCAGGGAGCGGATGATAATGCAACTGGGGTTACAGCATTGCTGGAATTGGCAAGAATGCTTAAAGAGCAAAAACTCAATTACAGAATAGATTTGATAGCGTACACTTTGGAAGAACCACCATATTTCAGAACAGAAAATATGGGCAGTTATGTTCATGCAAAATATCTGAAAGACAACAATATTGATGTGTACGGAATGGCAAGCGTAGAAATGATAGGATATTTTAAAGACGAAGAAAATTCTCAGGATTATCCTTTGGGAATTCTTTCTTGGGTGTATGGAAATAAAGGAGATTATATTACTTTGGTTAGAAAAATTGGAGCAGGAAATTTCGTGAAAAATTTTATTGAAGAATTTAAAGATTCCAATCAAGTCAAAACACAAACCTTTTCTGCTCCAAAATTTGTGACCGGAATCGATTATTCCGATCATTTAAACTATTGGAAGTTTGGCTATTCCGCTATGATGATCACCGATACTTCTTTTTTCAGAAATAAAAATTATCATCAACCAACAGACACATTGGAAACATTGGATCTAAAGAGAATGACAAAAGTGATTGACGGGATTTTCCTCAGCTTAATTCATTTAAAATAA
- the scpA gene encoding methylmalonyl-CoA mutase, with amino-acid sequence MRREVQNKTPQFNITGKQTEVYPFEKDGLELKSSYTKDDVKNKALTETSPGIAPYLRGPYSTMYVQKPWTVRQYAGFSTAEESNAFYRRNLAAGQKGLSVAFDLATHRGYDSDHSRVVGDVGKAGVAIDSVEDMKILFNEIPLDQISVSMTMNGAVLPILSFYIVAAEEQGVKQELLSGTIQNDILKEFMVRNTYIYPPAPSMKIIADIFEYTAQNIPKFNSISISGYHMQEAGATPVLEMAYTLADGLEYVRTGIKAGMNVDEFAPRLSFFWAIGMNHFMEIAKMRAARYIWAELLKQFNPQNPKSLALRTHSQTSGWSLTEQEPFNNITRTAIEALSSALGGTQSLHTNALDEAIALPTDYSAKIARNTQIILQQESGICDVVDPMGGSNLVESLTQQMIEEAMKYIDEVEKEGGMTKAIEAGIPKMRIEEAAAKKQAKIDSGEEFIIGVNSFRSSLKQPQIEILDIDNTEVRRKQIERLNSIKTDRDTKAVEQILNEIRESAKTGKGNLLALCIEAARRRVTLGEMSDAMEESFGRYKANIRTISGVYAMNAGKNEYFGKALALTQKFEEEEGRRPRLMVAKMGQDGHDRGAKVVATAFADMGFDVDVAPLFQTPEEVAKQAVENDIHILGVSSLAAGHKTLVPQVVEELKKLGADDITIVVGGVIPQQDYEFLYANGADFIFGPGTNLPKCAVDILEKFLN; translated from the coding sequence ATGAGAAGAGAAGTTCAAAATAAAACTCCTCAATTTAATATAACAGGAAAACAAACTGAAGTCTATCCATTCGAAAAAGATGGGTTAGAATTAAAATCATCTTATACAAAAGACGATGTTAAGAATAAAGCTTTAACAGAGACTTCTCCGGGAATCGCTCCTTATTTAAGAGGCCCATATTCTACGATGTATGTTCAAAAACCTTGGACGGTTCGTCAGTATGCAGGTTTTTCTACGGCAGAAGAATCTAATGCATTTTACAGAAGAAACTTGGCTGCAGGTCAAAAAGGACTTTCCGTGGCGTTTGATTTGGCAACACACAGGGGTTATGATTCCGATCACTCAAGAGTGGTTGGTGACGTTGGAAAAGCGGGTGTTGCGATCGATTCTGTTGAGGATATGAAAATATTGTTTAATGAAATTCCATTAGACCAGATCTCGGTTTCCATGACAATGAACGGGGCAGTCCTTCCGATTTTATCTTTTTATATAGTCGCCGCAGAAGAGCAAGGTGTAAAGCAGGAACTTCTTTCAGGAACGATTCAGAATGATATTTTGAAGGAATTCATGGTGAGAAATACCTACATTTATCCACCTGCACCTTCCATGAAAATTATCGCTGATATTTTCGAATATACGGCACAAAATATTCCTAAGTTCAATTCAATTTCAATTTCAGGCTATCACATGCAGGAAGCCGGGGCAACTCCGGTTTTAGAAATGGCTTACACCTTAGCAGACGGCTTGGAGTACGTTAGAACAGGTATAAAAGCAGGAATGAATGTTGATGAGTTCGCACCAAGATTATCGTTTTTCTGGGCAATCGGGATGAATCACTTCATGGAAATTGCTAAAATGAGAGCCGCAAGATATATCTGGGCTGAATTGTTGAAGCAATTCAATCCTCAGAACCCAAAATCTTTAGCATTAAGAACGCATTCCCAAACTTCTGGTTGGTCTTTAACCGAACAGGAACCTTTTAATAATATCACAAGAACGGCGATTGAAGCATTGTCTTCAGCGTTGGGAGGAACTCAGTCTCTACATACGAATGCTTTGGATGAAGCGATTGCTCTTCCAACAGATTATTCGGCTAAAATTGCCAGGAATACTCAAATTATCCTTCAACAGGAAAGCGGAATTTGCGATGTTGTAGATCCGATGGGAGGAAGTAATTTAGTTGAAAGCCTTACTCAGCAAATGATCGAAGAAGCAATGAAATACATTGATGAGGTTGAGAAAGAAGGCGGAATGACAAAAGCCATCGAAGCCGGAATTCCGAAAATGAGAATTGAAGAAGCCGCTGCCAAAAAACAAGCTAAAATTGATAGTGGAGAAGAATTTATCATTGGAGTAAACTCATTCAGATCTTCGTTAAAACAACCTCAAATTGAAATTTTAGATATTGATAATACTGAAGTTCGTAGAAAACAGATAGAAAGATTAAATTCAATAAAAACAGATCGAGATACCAAGGCCGTTGAGCAGATTTTAAATGAAATAAGAGAATCTGCAAAAACAGGAAAAGGAAATCTTCTGGCATTGTGTATCGAAGCAGCCCGCAGAAGAGTAACACTGGGCGAAATGAGTGATGCAATGGAAGAAAGTTTCGGCAGATATAAAGCAAATATTAGAACAATTTCTGGAGTGTATGCTATGAATGCAGGAAAAAACGAATATTTCGGAAAAGCCCTTGCGCTGACTCAAAAATTTGAAGAGGAAGAAGGCCGTCGTCCAAGATTGATGGTTGCTAAAATGGGCCAGGATGGCCACGATAGAGGTGCAAAAGTTGTTGCAACAGCATTTGCCGACATGGGATTTGACGTAGACGTTGCTCCGTTATTCCAAACTCCGGAAGAAGTGGCAAAACAAGCGGTGGAAAATGATATTCATATTTTAGGAGTTTCATCTTTGGCTGCAGGTCACAAAACATTGGTTCCACAAGTTGTTGAAGAACTAAAAAAATTAGGTGCAGATGACATCACGATCGTTGTTGGAGGGGTTATTCCGCAACAGGATTATGAATTCCTGTACGCCAACGGAGCCGATTTTATCTTCGGTCCCGGAACGAACCTTCCAAAGTGCGCTGTTGATATTTTAGAAAAATTTTTGAATTAA
- a CDS encoding prolyl oligopeptidase family serine peptidase, with translation MNFKPILLTAGVLFSATFYSQKMNYPKALKGNQTDTYFGTAVADPFRDLENDSDATKKWVDEEVDFTQSYLSKIPFRDQIKNQLKEIWNYEKISAPFKEGDYTYYSKNDGLQAQSVYYRTNNKTKATEVFLDPNKFSEKGTTSLAQLSFNKKGTLAGYSISEGGSDWNKIIIIDAITKKQIDETLVDVKFSGISWLGDEGFYYSSYNKPKEGTVLSGMTDKHKVYFHKLGTKQSEDQLIFGGEKTPRRYLGAYVTEDQRYLVISAANATNGNELYIKDLKKGGDFVQINKGFDINVNIVDTDGDDIFISTDKDAPNMRLVKTTIKNPAPETWKNVIPETENVLGVNSAGGYFFATYMIDAIDQVKQYDKTGKLIREITLPGKGTVNGFGGKKTEKELYFSFGNYTTPGTIYKFNADSGKSEVYQKPKVKFNPEDYVSEQVFYTSKDGTKVPMMINYKKGTKLDGKNPTILYSYGGFNISLQPGFSVVNAIWMENGGIYAVPNIRGGGEYGKKWHDAGTKQQKKNVFEDFIAAGEYLQAKGYTSKEFMALSGRSNGGLLVGATMTMRPDLARVAFPGVGVLDMLRYNKFTAGAGWSYDYGTAEDSKEMFEYLKSYSPVHNVKVKTCYPSTMIITSDHDDRVVPAHSFKFGAELQEKQSCDHPVLLRIEKNAGHGAGRATDQIIGENADLLSFALYEMGIKQLVK, from the coding sequence ATGAATTTTAAACCTATCTTATTAACAGCTGGAGTTTTGTTTTCAGCAACATTTTATTCTCAAAAAATGAATTATCCTAAAGCATTAAAAGGTAATCAGACAGATACTTATTTCGGAACTGCGGTGGCAGATCCTTTCAGAGACCTGGAAAATGACTCTGACGCTACCAAAAAATGGGTTGATGAAGAGGTGGATTTTACTCAAAGCTATCTTTCAAAAATCCCTTTCAGAGATCAAATCAAGAATCAATTGAAAGAGATCTGGAATTACGAAAAAATTTCAGCTCCATTTAAAGAAGGTGATTATACATATTATTCTAAAAATGACGGTCTACAGGCTCAGTCAGTTTATTACAGAACAAATAATAAAACAAAAGCGACCGAAGTTTTCTTGGATCCTAATAAATTTTCAGAGAAAGGAACAACTTCTTTAGCTCAGTTATCATTCAATAAAAAAGGAACTTTAGCCGGATATTCTATTTCTGAAGGCGGAAGCGACTGGAACAAAATCATTATCATTGATGCCATTACAAAAAAGCAGATCGATGAGACTTTAGTTGATGTAAAATTCAGCGGAATTTCTTGGTTGGGCGATGAAGGTTTCTATTATTCAAGCTATAATAAACCGAAAGAAGGAACTGTACTTTCCGGAATGACGGATAAGCATAAAGTATATTTCCATAAATTAGGAACAAAGCAGTCTGAAGATCAATTGATCTTTGGGGGTGAAAAAACGCCTAGAAGATATTTGGGAGCCTATGTGACGGAAGATCAAAGATATTTGGTTATTTCTGCGGCAAATGCGACCAATGGAAACGAATTATACATAAAAGACCTTAAAAAAGGCGGCGATTTTGTTCAGATCAATAAAGGATTTGATATCAATGTAAATATTGTAGATACAGACGGAGATGATATCTTTATTTCTACGGATAAAGATGCTCCCAACATGCGTTTGGTAAAAACAACGATCAAAAACCCTGCTCCTGAAACTTGGAAAAATGTAATTCCCGAAACTGAAAATGTTCTTGGAGTTAATTCTGCAGGTGGATATTTCTTCGCAACCTATATGATCGATGCTATTGATCAGGTGAAGCAATATGACAAAACAGGAAAACTGATCCGGGAGATTACTCTTCCGGGAAAAGGAACGGTTAATGGTTTTGGCGGAAAGAAAACGGAGAAAGAATTGTATTTCTCTTTTGGAAATTACACTACTCCGGGAACCATTTATAAATTTAATGCAGATTCCGGAAAATCAGAAGTATACCAAAAGCCAAAAGTGAAATTTAATCCTGAAGATTATGTTTCGGAACAAGTTTTCTATACCTCAAAAGACGGAACAAAAGTTCCTATGATGATTAATTATAAAAAAGGAACAAAGCTTGATGGAAAAAATCCTACGATCTTATATTCTTATGGAGGATTCAACATCAGCCTGCAGCCTGGGTTTTCTGTAGTTAATGCAATCTGGATGGAAAACGGTGGAATTTATGCAGTTCCTAACATCCGTGGTGGTGGAGAATATGGAAAAAAATGGCACGATGCAGGTACAAAACAGCAAAAGAAAAATGTATTTGAGGATTTCATCGCTGCTGGAGAATATTTACAGGCAAAAGGCTACACTTCAAAAGAATTTATGGCACTTTCAGGAAGATCAAATGGAGGTTTATTGGTCGGAGCGACAATGACAATGCGTCCCGATTTGGCGAGAGTTGCTTTCCCCGGAGTTGGTGTTTTGGATATGTTGAGATACAACAAATTTACGGCTGGAGCAGGTTGGTCATACGATTACGGAACGGCAGAAGACAGCAAAGAAATGTTTGAGTATTTAAAATCGTATTCTCCGGTTCATAATGTGAAAGTAAAAACCTGCTATCCATCAACCATGATTATCACAAGTGATCATGACGACAGGGTTGTTCCTGCGCATTCATTCAAATTCGGTGCAGAATTACAGGAAAAACAAAGCTGTGATCATCCTGTTTTATTAAGAATTGAAAAAAATGCAGGTCACGGAGCAGGAAGAGCAACTGACCAGATAATTGGTGAAAATGCAGATTTGCTTTCTTTCGCTTTGTATGAAATGGGAATTAAGCAATTAGTAAAATAG